From the genome of Mustela lutreola isolate mMusLut2 chromosome 16, mMusLut2.pri, whole genome shotgun sequence, one region includes:
- the RGS9BP gene encoding regulator of G-protein signaling 9-binding protein, whose translation MAREECKALLDALNKATACYHHLVLTVGGSADSQNLREELQKTRQKAQELAVATRTQLTAALRDRGLGAEERAEFERLWVAFSGCLDLLEADMRRALALGTAFPLHAPRRPLVRTGVAGDSAGVAARALSVRSLRHEAEGNFDVDDLRQLEREILQVSEMIQEMEMKVNVPRWTVQARQTAGAELLSSASVRVSSVGAVSVQERTGPCDPNKALAATVFSAVLLAAVALAVCVAKLS comes from the coding sequence ATGGCGAGGGAGGAGTGCAAGGCACTGCTGGACGCTCTCAACAAGGCGACCGCATGCTACCACCACCTGGTGCTGACCGTGGGCGGCTCGGCGGACTCGCAGAACCTGCGTGAGGAACTGCAGAAGACGCGCCAGAAGGCGCAGGAGCTGGCGGTGGCCACCCGCACCCAGTTGACGGCCGCGCTGCGCGACCGGGGCCTGGGCGCCGAGGAGCGCGCCGAGTTCGAGCGCCTCTGGGTGGCCTTCTCCGGCTGCCTGGACCTGCTGGAAGCCGACATGCGGCGCGCACTGGCCCTGGGCACTGCGTTCCCGCTGCACGCGCCGCGGCGGCCGCTGGTGCGCACAGGCGTGGCGGGCGACTCGGCGGGCGTAGCAGCGCGCGCCCTGAGCGTCCGCAGCTTGCGGCACGAGGCGGAGGGCAACTTCGACGTGGACGACCTGCGCCAGCTGGAGCGCGAGATCCTTCAGGTGAGCGAGATGATCCAAGAAATGGAGATGAAGGTCAACGTGCCCCGCTGGACGGTGCAGGCCCGGCAAACGGCGGGCGCCGAGCTCCTGTCCAGCGCCAGCGTACGTGTCTCCTCCGTGGGCGCCGTGTCCGTCCAGGAGCGCACCGGGCCCTGCGACCCGAACAAGGCCCTGGCCGCCACCGTTTTCAGCGCCGTGCTGCTGGCGGCTGTGGCCCTGGCAGTCTGCGTAGCGAAGCTGAGCTGA